The Mycoplasmopsis columbinasalis genomic interval AAAATCGCACTTCCCTAAGTAGAGTTGAGGCATTTAAAGAGACATTTTTCCCGCGCAATGTTGAAGAATATAAAAAACTAGTTAAATTACTTTACTTTGAACCCAACAAAATTATCAACAATGTAAATTTGATGAACACTCTAGATCACTATTTTAAAAATAACAAGGAAAAATTAGATTTAGTATATCAACTTGGTGATAATTTGCCCGACTTAAAGAACTTTGATCTTATGGACAAAGGGAACGAGTTATGAAAAAACAAACCAATTCTTCTTGTTTATGGTGAGGCTGATGGAATTATAGATCTTGCTAAAATCGAAGCATATTTTGAAGAAAGATTCACAAAACTGCAAATTTTAAAAGTTTCGAAAGCGGGTCATTCTCCTTGAATTGAAAATTATCAAGAGTTTATTTCTCCATTCAAAAAATTCATTAATGAATAAGTTAATGAAAGTTAAATTTTTCAACAAATAGCAAAAAAACACTCAATGAAGCGAGTGTTTTTTTATATTTATAAATTAGAATCACATTCTATTTTTTGTTTGCAATTGTTTCTTCAATTAGTTCCCAAAAACCAGCTTTAGTGTTGCCAGTGAATTTTACTAAGTTCAAGGATTTTAATATTTGCATATGGTACTTTACACCAGCAACACTCAAATTTATTTTTTTGGCTATTTCAGACATTTTGATATTTTTGTCACCTTGAATCAATTTTAAAATTTCAATTTGAGCTGGGAATAATTTAAATCTTTCTAAATTCGATAAGTTCGAAATGTTTTCTGTTGTAGATTTGTTTAAATTGATCTCTTTTGTATGTTTTGTTTGTGCGTAAGGGTGAATTTTGACAGTAACTTGAGTAAAATTCGCGTCTCCGTCACCTTGAATATCAAAAAGTAATTGAGGTGAGCTATTTTTTTCTAAAGCTTTTTTAGCTTTCGCGACACCAGCACCATGAGTTTCCACAAAATTCAATAATTTTAAAGATTCTTTTAGTTCAGGATTTCTATAAGTTGCTGACGAATAAATATCTCTTGAAGTATTTAATTTATCCAAAGTCACAGGTAAAAGTGGTTTGTTTGGGTTGAAAAACACGACTGAATCTTCATTCCAAAAGATTCTGACATTTTCGTTGCGAGCATAATCTTTATGATAAAGTGCATTGACAGCAAGTTCTCTCAACACAGACAATGGATAATTGTAAATTCCTTTTGTGGCAAAATTATCTTCTACATTTTCTGACAATTTTTCAATGTTACTACTAAAAAAATCGTTTAAATCGTCTATTTGTTTCAATAAATTCCCGTCAAGTATTCTATCGTTATAACCATCTTTGACTTTGTCATAAATCATCAAAGCAGTATAAGCACCAGGTATAAATTTTTTTGGCTTGTCAGTAAACATCAAAACTGCGAAATTTGTAATTCTAGATTTTTCAGTTAAGTTCTTTTCGTTCGATAACTTAAGCTCCTTAACAAGTTGGAAAAGCTTTGTTTTTTCAAACACCCGTCCAGGATGTATTCGTCTTAAATACTCTAAAATTAACAAAATGTTTAAATCAGAAACTTTTGCAGTGGCATTACTTTGACTTAAAAAAGTTAATCTTGAAAATTTTCAAGTTAACTCTTGAAATTGTTCCGGTGTACAAGTCTTAGAATCAGTGTCGTATCTAACATAAACTTTAGCTGGCAAATTTATCGATTTATCCTTTTGTGCTAAATCTGAGGTGATGTATGGACCATTTTCATTTTGGTGTCTAGGAATAACCACGGCAATTACTAAACTTTTTTTATACGATAAAGTAACCAATAAATAATTGATTCGAGGATGAATATTAGTTAAAAGATTTTTGATTTTGTTTCTTTCAGTTTCCAGGAATTTTGGGTTAATGCCATAAATTGGTTTTTTTGGAACAGCTTTTGAACCATCAACTTCATTTTGTTCTTGAACACCAAAAATTAAATAACTCGCATCATTATTCATTATGTTATTAGCAAAAGCACAAGCAACTTTAATTATTTTATCTTTTTGCTGTGTTGATTTTTTATATTCCAAATAACTTGATTCTGGTTCTGATTTATCTAAAAAATCATAAACAGCAATTAACGCTTCTTTTTCACTCATATTCTCCCTTTTTAATATTTATATTATATATAAATAAAAAATGATTGGTATAGGATTGGTATAGGATTGGTATAGGATTGGTATAGGATTGGTATAGGATTGGTATAGGATTGGTATAGGATTGGTATAGGATTGGTATAGGATTGGTATAGGATTGGTATAGGATTGGTATAGGATTGGTATAGGATTGGTATAGGATTGGTATAGGATTGGTATAGTGCCAGTTTTACAAAAGAACAAAAATAAAAAATCACTTTTGCAGTGATTTTTGTCAAAACTTATTTCTTTTGGTCTTTTTGTTTTTGTTGGCTTTTTGCAAATCTTTGGTTGAATTTGTCAATCATACCAGTTGCTTTTTGTTTGGTTTTGTCACCAGTATAAACAACATGGCAACCTGAACAAACATCGACTGTGAATTGTTTCTTTGTTGATTTAAATTCGAATTTTTTACCGCAAGTTTGGCAAGTAACTTTAACATCAAAATATTGTGGGTGTAAATCTTTTTTCATACATCACTCCTATTATTTTGAGTAGAACTCGATCACGTAGTTTTCTTTGATTTCTGCGTGAAGTTCGTTTCTTTCAGGTAATCTGTCGAATTTAAATGTGAATTTTTCACGATCTAATGTAAGTCATGGTGATGTTGTTTTGCTTTCAAGTGACTTTGCAACTTCAGCATTTTTGTGTGATTTTACTTTTAAAGTAACCACGCTGCCAACATTAATGTGCATTGATGGAATGTTTGCTTTGTGACCATCAACTTCAAAGTGTCCGTGTGCTACAAGTTGTTTTGCTTGTCTTCTTGTTTGCGCAAGACCTGAACGGTAAACCAAGTTGTCTAAACGACTTTCTAATAATTGAAGCAAAATTGTACCGTTAACACCTTTTTGTTTGGTTGCACGAACATAATATTTCTTCATTTGTTTTTCACTTAATCCATAAGTGAATTTAACTTTTTGTTTTTCGTAAAGGTGAAGACCATAGTCAGATAATTTCACACGTTTGTTACCGTGTTGACCAGGTGCGTAACTTCTTTTTTTACCTTTTGCGAACTCTTTACCAGTTTCCAGAATTGAAAAACCATATCTTCTTGATTTCTTAAAAACAGGTCCTAAGTATCTCATGTAAACCTCTTTCTGCATAAAACATCAAGAGTAATGTTCCCTAAATAAGTAATAATTTTTTAATGATTTCGGTTTGCAGCTAACCTACTTTCAACTCAAAAAGAAACAAATATTAGGTTTATTTATGAACATCTGCTGTAATATGCGTAGCATATTATAGCGTAAATGTGTAATTTGAATTTTGTTTATTTTAAAAGGAAATAAAAAACTACATAAATGTAGTTTAGCTGACAAAATTTGTTTTGATCTGGTGCCGAATACAAGAATCGAACTTGCGATTAATGATTACGAGTCATTTGTTATACCACTTAACTAATCCGGCTAGTAAAATGTTTTAATATTTTACTATATCTTTTTCTTATTTTGAAACTGCCAGAATTGTTGTCTTCTTGCCTTTTTTAATAATTGCAAACTTGCCTTCACCAAGCTTGGTTTCATACAAGGATGTTTCATCAAAAGGCATGCCATTGATTTTTAACGATTTTGTTTGAATAAATTCTCTCGCTTCGCGCTTTGATTGAATGTGTTTAGCAGCAATTAAAGTGTCAACTGTATTAGCTCCGACTTCAATTTCAACAACAGGTAAATAGTTTTTGAGCTCTTCAAATTCGTCAAGGGAAAGGTTTAAATCGCTAATGTTTTGTTTATAAATTAAACTTGTAATTTTTTGCGCAAATTTCACACCTTGGGCACCAAAAATATCTTTAGTAACTTGTTGCGCTAATGTTTTTTGTAACAAGTGCAATTTTGGGTTTTGATAATGTTTTGAAATTACTTGTTCAATTTTTTCTTTTGGTAAAAAAGTCAACCATTTAATTAATTTTTCGCTCGTTGCGTCTGATTGGTTAAATAAATATTGGTAAAAGCGATATGGCGAACACATTTTTGGGTCGAGCCAAAGCGCACCGCCGCCAGTAGATTTTCCAATTTTATTACCGTTTTCGTCAGTTAACAAGTCCATTGTGATGCCAACAGCTTGATGGTTATCACCATAAACGCGGTTTATCATATCGAGACCAGTCACAATATTGCCTCATTGGTCGCTACCGCCTAATTGGATACAAACGTTTTTTTGTTTGTAAAGAGTTAAAAAGTCGTAACCTTGCAATAAAGTATAAGAAAACTCAGTGAAAGACAATCCTCTTTCTAAACAATTAACAATAGAGTCTCTACTTAAGATTGACGCAACATTAATTAATTTACCTGCATCTCGTAAAAACTCTAAGATGTTTATGTTTCTGTAAAAAGAATAATTGTCAATAACTTTGAGACCTTGTTTTCTAAGTTGGTTTTTTATTGCGTTTTTATTTGTGACAACCGCCTGATTATCTAGCAAAACCCTTTCTTTGTCCTTGAATGAGGGATCCCCAATCATTCCAGTTGCACCACCAACAATGGCATAAACATTGAAACCAGCTTTTTTAAATCTTTTTAAAACAGAAATTAAAATGTAATTACCTAAGTGCAAACTTAAAGCTGTTGGATCAAAACCACAATAAATGCCAGTTTCTCCAGGAATTAATTTTTTAAATTTTTCTTCGTTACTAATCTGCTTGAGAATTCCTCTTCATTTTAATTCATCTAAAATGTTCATAAAATCCTTACTCTTTTTCAAAGTTTCCTAACAATGAATAAATATCTTGTGATTGTCAAAATGCGTCAATTACATTTTGTTGGTTTAAATAATCGTTAAATTTTTGGTTGAATAGAAGGTTATTCTCTTTTTGTAAACCTAAACTATAAGCACTTGCTAACATACCAGCACTTTTTGCATCTAAGATAGTACCTTCTGAAATTCGGTCATTATTCGCAGTAATTGATCCACTTAAGAAAAATAAGAAATACTTGTTTTCTAAAGTGAAATCTGTGTTAGTGATTATTTGTTTACGAAAACCATTGAAGTCCACATCTAAAACAAAAAGATTTTTGCTTTTAGGATGGGTAGTTCTACTAATGATTTTGCCGTAAGCAATTAGTTTTTTTGAGTTTAAGATATACCGTTTATTAGTTGAAGCTAACAAGCTTTTTAATTTGTTTGTGTTTTCTTCTCTTAAAACAATGTTTTTGTTAAAAGTTAAAATATCAAAATTAAAAAAATTTACTTGTTTGATATTTAAATTTTTGTCGTAAAGGACACTAAAATCTTTGTAGTCATCAACGAAAGTGTCTTGTACATTAGAATCTAAAATTACGGTTGAAGTGTCTTTAAAATTGTTTCTTAAATCAAAAAATATCATAAAAAGAATTATATATTTATTTATATATAATATCAGTATGAAATATGCAATAGTAGTTGACTCCGCTAGCTCTTTAACTAAAGACGAAGCTGAAAAATTAGGGTGATATTTTTTGCCTCTGCACATAACAATTAATAATATTGAGTATGAAGATGGAGTTCAAATAACTTCAAAAAACTTATTTGAAAAGTTCACTTTAGACAAGGAAGTAAAAACTTCTTCTGTTAATTTAGGAGAAGCTGAAAATTTATTTATAGAACTATCAAAAGAATACGACAAGATCTTTGTTTATCCTATTTCTAAACATCTTTCAGGTTGTTGTCAATCTTTAACTATTTTGGCAGAGCAATTTCCCAAAGTAAGAGTTATACAATCCGTTGAAATTGTTGAACTTATTTTGCTTGACCTATTTTGGTTGGAAAACCAAATTAAAAAAGATGAAACAAAAATCGATGAATATATTAAATTCATAGAAAATGGTGGATGAAGAAAGTCAGTTACTCTTATTCCTAAATACAACAAATATCTTGTAAAAGGCGGAAGACTTCATCCTGCTGCTGCATTAGTTGCTAAACTCTTAAATATAGTACCTTTAATTGCTTTTGAAGATGGACAACTTCTAAAAGAAGGTGTTGGAAGAATCTTTAAAAAATCAATCTTAAAAAACATAGAAAAGAAAAAGGAATTTTTAAAAGCAAACGAAACAAATGAATTTTTAGTTGCTTACTTACATTCAAACGCAACAGAAGATGACCAAAGAGATATTCAAAACAAGTTTGAAGAAGTTTTTGGTGAAAAAGTTATAAAGCGTTTTATTTCTCCTGTTGTTTCAATACATACGGGACCAGAATCGTATGTTGGAATAGTTATGGAAATAGATAAGGAAACAAAAAACAAATTTCTTGATTACATAAAAG includes:
- a CDS encoding alpha/beta fold hydrolase, producing MVTFEHKFFQYQDIKLEYVEYLNKNSNQNILLVHGFSSDYTHFEKFIDEFANFNIFSISMPAHGNSEGKQELMTEIVCMDILIKFIETLNLNNLIIIGHSMGGGITMMALPNIVNRVSKIILIGPQNRTSLSRVEAFKETFFPRNVEEYKKLVKLLYFEPNKIINNVNLMNTLDHYFKNNKEKLDLVYQLGDNLPDLKNFDLMDKGNELWKNKPILLVYGEADGIIDLAKIEAYFEERFTKLQILKVSKAGHSPWIENYQEFISPFKKFINE
- a CDS encoding RNA-binding domain-containing protein, giving the protein MSEKEALIAVYDFLDKSEPESSYLEYKKSTQQKDKIIKVACAFANNIMNNDASYLIFGVQEQNEVDGSKAVPKKPIYGINPKFLETERNKIKNLLTNIHPRINYLLVTLSYKKSLVIAVVIPRHQNENGPYITSDLAQKDKSINLPAKVYVRYDTDSKTCTPEQFQELTWKFSRLTFLSQSNATAKVSDLNILLILEYLRRIHPGRVFEKTKLFQLVKELKLSNEKNLTEKSRITNFAVLMFTDKPKKFIPGAYTALMIYDKVKDGYNDRILDGNLLKQIDDLNDFFSSNIEKLSENVEDNFATKGIYNYPLSVLRELAVNALYHKDYARNENVRIFWNEDSVVFFNPNKPLLPVTLDKLNTSRDIYSSATYRNPELKESLKLLNFVETHGAGVAKAKKALEKNSSPQLLFDIQGDGDANFTQVTVKIHPYAQTKHTKEINLNKSTTENISNLSNLERFKLFPAQIEILKLIQGDKNIKMSEIAKKINLSVAGVKYHMQILKSLNLVKFTGNTKAGFWELIEETIANKK
- the rpmE gene encoding 50S ribosomal protein L31; the protein is MKKDLHPQYFDVKVTCQTCGKKFEFKSTKKQFTVDVCSGCHVVYTGDKTKQKATGMIDKFNQRFAKSQQKQKDQKK
- the rpsD gene encoding 30S ribosomal protein S4, which codes for MRYLGPVFKKSRRYGFSILETGKEFAKGKKRSYAPGQHGNKRVKLSDYGLHLYEKQKVKFTYGLSEKQMKKYYVRATKQKGVNGTILLQLLESRLDNLVYRSGLAQTRRQAKQLVAHGHFEVDGHKANIPSMHINVGSVVTLKVKSHKNAEVAKSLESKTTSPWLTLDREKFTFKFDRLPERNELHAEIKENYVIEFYSK
- the tyrS gene encoding tyrosine--tRNA ligase: MNILDELKWRGILKQISNEEKFKKLIPGETGIYCGFDPTALSLHLGNYILISVLKRFKKAGFNVYAIVGGATGMIGDPSFKDKERVLLDNQAVVTNKNAIKNQLRKQGLKVIDNYSFYRNINILEFLRDAGKLINVASILSRDSIVNCLERGLSFTEFSYTLLQGYDFLTLYKQKNVCIQLGGSDQWGNIVTGLDMINRVYGDNHQAVGITMDLLTDENGNKIGKSTGGGALWLDPKMCSPYRFYQYLFNQSDATSEKLIKWLTFLPKEKIEQVISKHYQNPKLHLLQKTLAQQVTKDIFGAQGVKFAQKITSLIYKQNISDLNLSLDEFEELKNYLPVVEIEVGANTVDTLIAAKHIQSKREAREFIQTKSLKINGMPFDETSLYETKLGEGKFAIIKKGKKTTILAVSK
- the tapR gene encoding TyrS-associated PheT N-terminal domain-related protein TapR; its protein translation is MIFFDLRNNFKDTSTVILDSNVQDTFVDDYKDFSVLYDKNLNIKQVNFFNFDILTFNKNIVLREENTNKLKSLLASTNKRYILNSKKLIAYGKIISRTTHPKSKNLFVLDVDFNGFRKQIITNTDFTLENKYFLFFLSGSITANNDRISEGTILDAKSAGMLASAYSLGLQKENNLLFNQKFNDYLNQQNVIDAFWQSQDIYSLLGNFEKE
- a CDS encoding DegV family protein, coding for MKYAIVVDSASSLTKDEAEKLGWYFLPLHITINNIEYEDGVQITSKNLFEKFTLDKEVKTSSVNLGEAENLFIELSKEYDKIFVYPISKHLSGCCQSLTILAEQFPKVRVIQSVEIVELILLDLFWLENQIKKDETKIDEYIKFIENGGWRKSVTLIPKYNKYLVKGGRLHPAAALVAKLLNIVPLIAFEDGQLLKEGVGRIFKKSILKNIEKKKEFLKANETNEFLVAYLHSNATEDDQRDIQNKFEEVFGEKVIKRFISPVVSIHTGPESYVGIVMEIDKETKNKFLDYIKEKQ